ACACATTTGACGTATTCTCTTGTCCCATAACAAGCgcttttaaaataagaaaaattgtAACAGCACAAAAAACCATGCGGCAACACACATTGTTAAAATACGAAGCTTCTTCAAAGCACATTAAAACCAGTGCATTTCATCACTGAAGGCAAAAATCACTTATGTCATTAGATTATGCAATTTTCGATTTGGGGAGGTAACTTGATACATTTTTGGACCATGAAGAAAAAGGGAGATGTCACATATCTAATATGTTTGTATGACGTCACAGTTCCCAGAGTGCTTTATGAATAAAAGTTACTCTCCATATTGATCTCGCATAGCTGGTGGTCGATTCATTTTGTTGCAACTAATAATtgcaacatttttatattatattttagaaagaaaataatatgaaatcaaTCCGGCAAAACAGAGTAAGCACAATAATCTTTTCAATTCCTGTATCTATCCGCGAAGAAGTACGGGAAAAGCTAAACAAGTTGCTAAAAGGTTATACAAAAAGGTGACAGCACCTACTTAGTGGGTCTTTAACATGGTGATCGCAAGAAAGCGAGATAAGCACTCGATGAAATGTTGCAAGATTAAAACAAGGAAAACAACAATTTGATTTTTAGTGCCATAAATCAAGGGTATAAAACATACTATGTTTTGCAAAGAATAGTTTGTAGTAGTAGACAAACACATAAAGCGGAAAgataaggtaggcctattgcCATTTTTAATACCAAGGGTATACAACGAATTTGCAAGTTTTCCAAAGAACAGTTTGTACGAGTAGACAAACTAAGGGTATAAAACATAAGGACTAAGCCactgattattgtttttatgtaataatgtgattttattttctttaacttttagAAGAAACCCCACCAAGGGAAAACTGAAACAGTGCGACATCTGCGACATTGAATTTGTTCGTCTGGAAAGACATAAAAAACGCATGCAcacggtaggcctatattgcaatgttaaatacactgtgctccagtttaccatttaaaaaaaaattcagtatAAATACGGTAAACCAAAAACAAAAGCGACGCAGCGGtgacttgaaaaaaaaagaaatttaaagtatAACGCCATCACACTCGCACGCCCTCGTGTGTTGTTGTTGCAGTGCGCCACCTTGCGCCCTATCGAGCGACATTGTTTTCGCCATGTGTTAGTTGGTTCTAGTAGGCTTAGTGTCGAAAAAACATACTATGTTTTGCAAAGAATAGTTTGTAGTAGTAGATAAACATGTAGAGGCAATTTGCATATGTGTTAGCAGGTGTAACAGTATAGTGGGTAAGTTGGATCTCACTAAAGTGGTGACCCCGACGTGATCTAACGAGAGTGCTtggaatatttaaatattttttcttcgTCGTTGTTGCAAGATTACTTTGAGTTGTCGTTGTTTGATACGTGAATGGAATTATGGCAAGACCTTCTCCGGGAAGAGCTACACCGATCAAAATGGCCGCTAGAATGGATGAGGCACCACCTGTGGCGGCTGCTGTAAGTTTAAAATTGCCGCCATTTTGGCCGAATGACCCACTTATTTGGTTTGCGCAAGTGGAGGCTCAGTTTGTTACCAGAGGAATTACGGCTGAGGAAACAAAGTATTCGTATATAATTGCTTCTTTGCCGCCTAATATCGCACAGGAGGTTCGGGATTTATTGCTAAGCCCTCCATACCAGAGGCCATATACCCATTTGAAATCGGAATTGGTTAAAAGGACATCCGTGTCGGAGCAAAAGCGTCTTCATCAGTTGTTAACAACGGAAGAATTAGGTGATCGCAAGCCTAGTCAGTTACTACGCAAGATGTACCAATTGCTGGGGGATCGTGATTTAGAGACATCCATCCTGAAACAGTTGTTTGTGCAAAGATTGCCTACTAATGTTCAATTGATATTAGCGTCCACCCGTGAGGATATGGACCTTTCAGATCTGGCAGCGTTGGCCGATAAAATTTTGGAAGTTTCTCCACCACCACCTACTATTGCCACGACAATTAAGGATACAGGTGCACGCGCAACGTCAGACGAATTACGAGAATTGAGAGCTGAAGTTAATAAGCTGACTAGCCTCGTTTCTTCCTTGGCGAAACAAGTCAGAGGCAGAAGCCGTAGTAAACAACGTGAAAGCCGAAAACGCTCGCCCTCTGCTACATCTAATGATGGTTTATGCTGGTATCATCATCGATATGGTAACAAGGCACATAAATGTAATTCACCATGCTCTTTTTCCTCACAGAAGGCGGGAAACGACCAAGCCAGCGACTAGAGACGGCGACAGCTGCTGGCGTTGGTGAAGGTAGTcgtctattttttatttctgatCGTACTTCGGGACTTAGATTCTTAGTTGACACTGGAGCGGAGGTTAGCGTGTTACCTCCATCAATAACAGACAAGTTGCACCGAAAAACTGACTTTGTATTGCAAGCAGTAAACAAATCTACAATATCTACTTATGGGGAGCGTTCCTTAACAGTTGATTTTGGATTTCGACGCACGTATAGGTGGATATTTACTGTTGCTGATGTGCCTAATGCGATTATTGGGGCCGACTTTTTACGACGTTTTGGTTTAATTGTGGACTTAAAAAATCGCAAACTTTTCGATGCTACTACTAGTATCAGTGTCAAGGGAATAGAATGTACCCTAGCATCACTTAGTCCGGTCTTTCCGACCCCAAAAGTAAATCCTCGTTTTCAggaaatattaaacaaatataaaacgaTTACCAAACCATGTTTTCGTAATGGAAGCGTGAAACATAACGTTACACATCAGATAAATACAAATGGGTTGCCAGTTTGTGCCAGACCTCGCCGATTGTCTTCTGAGAAATTGAAAATTGCACGGGCTGAATTTGATCATATGTTACAATTAGGAATTATACGGCCCTCGGATAGTAACTGGTCGTCGCCGCTACACATGGTGCCTAAAGGAACAACAGGTGATTGGAGGCCATGTGGGGACTACCGAGCGTTAAATAATGTGACTGTTCCAGATATGTACCCCATCCCTCACATTCATGACTTTACCGCAACTCTCTCGGGTTGCAAGATTTTTTCTAAGATAGATTTGGTACGTGCATATCATCAAATACCCGTCGATCCTAAAGACATTTCAAAAACCGCTATTACTACGCCGTTTGGCATGTTCGAGTTCTTAAGAATGCCATTTGGTCTTCGAAATGCGGCACAGTCATTTCAGCGCTTTATTGACCAGGTGTTGCAGGGTATGAATTTCGTGTATGCTTACATTGATGACTTACTTATTGCCAGCATGGATACTGCTGAACATGAATTGCATCTTCAGGCACTTTTTAAACGTCTCGATGAATTTGGTATCATTGTTAATCCGTCCAAGTGTGTATGGGGTGTGTCTTCACTGCAATTTTTAGGTCATCAAATTAACGAGTTTGGGATACAGCCATTGCGTTCCAAGGTTGAGGCGATTGAACAGTTTCCAGTACCAGATACTGTGCGTAAATTACGTGAGTTTCTGGGATTAATTAATTTCTACAGACGGTTTATACCTAGATGTTCGGATTTGATTCATCCATTAACTGATTTACTTGTCGGTAAACCTAAAAAGGCGATTGAACTATCTCCGACGGAAATTGAATCGTTCAACAAGGTCAAGTATGCACTCGTCGAATCAACTCTTCTAGAACATCCACATCCTGACGCTGCATTGTGTTTAATGGTAGATGCGTCCAATTGCGCTGTAGGTGGTGTGTTGCAACAAATGGTAGCAGGGATTTGGCATCCACTTGCATTTTTTTCCCGACGTCTAAATCCGGTGGAAAGGAGATATAGTACTTTTGGACGGGAATTACTAGCTACCTATCTTGCAGTTAAGCATTTTCGCCACGTTCTAGAAGCTAGAACATTTTATATCTTAACTGACCATAAACCTTTAACACACGCATTACGTTCCAGCGCAGATCGATATTCGCCGCGAGAGATACGTCACTTAGACTACGTCTCACAGTTTACCACGGACATTCGACACGTCAAGGGTAGCGAGAATACCGTAGCAGACGCACTGTCACGTATGGACTTGAATGCAGTGTCAGCTTCATCGGAGCTTTCTATTGATTATGACGTCATGGCTAGGCACCAGCAAAAAGATGCGGAGTTGCTCGAACATCAGCATAAGTCTGTTTTCAAGTTGAGAGACGTACCGATAGCGACTAGCGGCGGTACTATTGTATGCGATGTCACCACTGGTAATCATAGACCGTTCGTGCCCAAAGGTATGCGTAGGTTAGTGTTTGACTCTTTGCATTCACTTTCTCATCCAGGGATTCGAGCTTCACTAAAATTAATCGCTTCACGGTATGTTTGGCCTGGTATGAACAGTGATGTGCGGACATGGGCTAAGTGTTGTTTAAAATGCCAGAGGAATAAGGTTCATCGCCACACTGTGACACCATTAGGTACGTTTGCGACGCCCGACATAAGATTCGACCACGTCCACATAGACTTGGTAGGACCTCTACCTGTATCGGATGGTTATACTTACCTACTTACATGTATCGATCGCTTTACAAGATGGCCAGAGGCCATATCAATCACCAATATTACCGCTGAAACTGTAGCCAAAGCGTTTGTCACTGTTTGGGTATCCAGATTCGGTGCGCCATCCACCATCACTACAGACCGTGGTCGTCAGTTCGAATCGGCACTATTCACCGCCCTATCTAACATGTTGGGCACAAAACGCATTCGAACAACATCTTACCATCCTATGTCAAATGGATTAGTTGAACGTTTTCACCGCCAATTAAAGGTTTCGCTTAAGGCTCAAGATGATCCTCAGAAGTGGAGTGAAACTTTACCTTTAGTTCTTCTGGGTCTCCGGACAGCGGTCAAAGTTGATTTAGGCTGTTCTTCATCGGAACTGGTGTATGGAGCAACCCTGAAACTTCCAGGGCAGTTTGTCGCGCCTACTGATATCGCCTCACATGAGCCTGCGAATTACGTACATAGATTGCAAAGACAGATGCAGAATATTCGACCAGTGCCAACACGAGCGAATCAACGCACCGCACAAATCCACGACGATTTGCGTGAATGTACTCACGTGTTTGTTCGTTGCGATAGCGTAAAGAAACCTCTTCAGTCTCCTTACAATGGGCcatttaaagttttaaacaGAACTGACAAATACTTTGTTTTGAGCATCGCAGGTAAACATGAAACTGTTAGTTTGGACAGACTAAAAGTCGCCTATGTAAATAATGGTAAAGCTATTAACAACTTTCCAGAATCGTCAAGGCAACCGGAAGCAGGGCTTTCCCCAACCGCAAGTGCTATTCCAGTCGCACCTCCGCCACGGCAAACGCGTAGCGGACGACATGTACACTGGCCACGTAAGCTTGCAGATTATGATTGCGGTTGAAGAAATTCTGTTAGTTTATTGTGCTGGAAGTTTTATACtagaatcatttttttttttattcatcgCTCGCTAACATTTCATTTGCGATCTAGAGGGGAGCTGATGTAGAGGCAATTTGCATATGTGTTAGCAGGTGTAACGAACGGCATGCAAACCTTTTTATCCTTTGTCTCTCTCTCTCAACTACCGACCGTCGAACAAGCAGGacgtatttattttacttatcgTTGTTTGGTAACACAAGGAACTTTGCGTATCCTGTACATGTACAGAAGAAACCATTATTATTGGaatatattatgtgtatataattaCGGAGCCAAGTATAAGAAGTTACTAATGATATTTGAACCCAATGCATGCTCTCACAACACAGTATAGTGGGTAAGTTGGATCTCACTAAAAACACATAAAGCAGAAAgataaggtaggcctattgcCATTTTTAATACCAAGGGTATACAACGAATTTGCAAGTTTTGCTAAGCCactgattattgtttttatgtaataatgtgattttattattattttctttttttttcttttagaagAAACCCAACCAAGGGAAAACCCAAAATGTGTGACATATGCAAAATTGAATATGTGCGTGTGGATCGACATATAAAACGTATGCAcacggtaggcctatattgcaaTGTTAAATACACTGTGGTCgagtttaccatttttttataaaattcagTATAAATACGGTAAACCAAAAACAAAAGCGACGCAGCGGtgacttgaaaaaaaaagaaatttaaagtatAACGCCATCACACTCGCACGCCCTCGTGTGTTGTTGTTGCAGTGCGCCACCTTGCGCCCTATGTTTTGAATATTACATCAGACTTAGCATAAACATATAGGTTTAATatctaaaatgtgtttataattaaatacataaatatttcatttttgtttttgtgtcCTTTTTGCGAGACACGCATAGTAAATGTGTCCCGCCATATAAACACAATACACAACGAAAAAACGGACAAAGAAAGAAGGGCCAGTCTGGCGAAACTAAAAAAGAAGTGAGTAACACACCAAAAAAGGAAAATCTGTAACATACTTTCTTGTATTATTTTAGCATTTAATAAATCTACCATTGCATTACTTGGATACAAGTGAAGAAGACACACTATTTATTTTCATTGCACCAGAACGCTGctttataatgtaggcctaattaaagggacatatataatgaaaataacttttttaatgACCACTGTCATTACAAAATCGTAAAATGAACTTGCAGGATTTTACTTGGGCAAGGCAATCAGCTTTAATAGCAAACCCACTTTCCCAACTCCTGGGACAAGTGTTTTTTTTCAGTCAAACAAACACATTTGACGTATTCTCTTGTCCCATAACAAGCgcttttaaaataagaaaaattgtAACAGCACAAAAAACCATGCGGCAACACACATTGTTAAAATACGAAGCTTCTTCAAAGCACATTAAAACCAGTGCATTTCATCACTGAAGGCAAAAATCACTTATGTCATTAGATTATGCAATTTTCGATTTGGGGAGGTAACTTGATACATTTTTGGACCATGAAGAAAAAGGGAGATGTCACATATCTAATATGTTTGTATGACGTCA
This DNA window, taken from Antedon mediterranea chromosome 9, ecAntMedi1.1, whole genome shotgun sequence, encodes the following:
- the LOC140059403 gene encoding uncharacterized protein is translated as MARPSPGRATPIKMAARMDEAPPVAAAVSLKLPPFWPNDPLIWFAQVEAQFVTRGITAEETKYSYIIASLPPNIAQEVRDLLLSPPYQRPYTHLKSELVKRTSVSEQKRLHQLLTTEELGDRKPSQLLRKMYQLLGDRDLETSILKQLFVQRLPTNVQLILASTREDMDLSDLAALADKILEVSPPPPTIATTIKDTGARATSDELRELRAEVNKLTSLVSSLAKQVRGRSRSKQRESRKRSPSATSNDGLCWYHHRYGNKAHKCNSPCSFSSQKAGNDQASD